The Penaeus chinensis breed Huanghai No. 1 chromosome 29, ASM1920278v2, whole genome shotgun sequence genome window below encodes:
- the LOC125040319 gene encoding glycine, alanine and asparagine-rich protein-like translates to MVVVEAEEEGGSAFGKRVSVTTAASRVPRVLVPCINAGTGVIQPHLGASRVLQQWKTLVTVAVVAMAYVAAAGGSYGGGGRGGGFGGGRGGSGYGGSGGRGGGGSVNRGVLIGAGKLSGGGGGFGGGGFGGGSGGGGFGGGGFGGSSGGGGFGGGGFGGGRILKFSGNVRVTNAASRVPRVPVSCINADSDTVQPLLGASRLLQQWMTVSCIMNRLILVTVAVVAMVYVATAGGSYGGGGRGGGGGGGFGGSGSRGGCGFGGHRSGGGYGGSGGRGGGGSVRSGVLIGAGKLSGGGGGFGGGGFGGGGFGGGGFRGRSGGGGFGGGGFGGGSGFGGGRAFGKRVSVTAAASRVPRVPVPCINAGTGVIQPHLGASRVLQQWKTLVTVAVVAMAYVAAAGGSYGGGEKKKGKGKTVRVITRLAMNRDQGTAPRPRGSGGIIRKFMNLEHKCFTKSETETYADVLPKKAFGNRPCYDFCLKGAMSANVVHKCRNRRHAAIFGHFTSPAALVTVAVLAMAYVAAAGGSYGGIGFRKTCQCHDHCLKGATSGDAVYKCRDKRRLATLGLFLSLAAVMNRLILVTVAVVAMAYVAAAGGSYGGGGRGGGVGGGFGGGGRGGGGGFGGHSSGGGFGGGRGSGGYGGSGGRGGGGSVNRGVLIGVGRLSVGGGEFGGGGFGGGSGGGGFGGGGFGGGGFGGSSGGFGGSGFGGGRGRGSYGKFGGSEGGFGGGRSRCGYGGSGGRGGGGSVNRGVLIGASKRCGGGGGFGGGGFGGSCGSSGFGGVERLKAWKARHNPAGEQHPRVNKKKMPVIPKSVAIVAAVYVVVASGRPSYGGGGGGGGGGGGGGGGGYGGGGSGGSVDAGILLVPLHIKQHKRNYMTPYIMIDSHNTNEL, encoded by the exons ATGGTGGTAGTGGAGGccgaggaggaaggtggaagc GCTTTCGGAAAACGTGTCAGTGTCACGACTGCTGCCTCAAGGGTGCCACGAGTGCTGGTGCCGTGTATAAATGCAGGGACGGGCGTCATCCAGCCACACTTGGGCGCTTCTCGTGTCCTGCAACAGTGGAAGACG ctTGTGACTGTGGCTGTGGTGGCCATGGCGTATGTGGCAGCAGCTGGTGGAAGTTATGGTGGAGGCG gcagaGGAGGTGGATTCGGCGGCGGCCGAGGCGGTAGTGGATATGGCGGAAGTGGAGGCCGAGGTGGAGGCGGAAGCGTAAACCGTGGAGTTCTAATCGGCGCCGGTAAGCTGTCTGGAGgtggcggtggattcggaggtggaggattcggaggcggcagCGGAGGTGGTGGATTCGgtggcggtggattcggaggcagcAGCGGAGGTGGTGGATTCGgtggcggtggattcggaggcggca GGATCTTGAA GTTTTCGGGAAACGTCCGTGTCACGAATGCTGCCTCAAGGGTGCCACGAGTACCGGTGTCGTGTATAAATGCAGATTCAGACACCGTCCAGCCACTCTTGGGAGCTTCTCGTCTCCTGCAGCAGTGGATGACGGTTTCCTGCATTATGAATCGCCTTATT CTTGTTACTGTGGCTGTGGTGGCCATGGTATATGTGGCAACAGCTGGTGGAAGTTATGGTGGAGGCGgtagaggaggcggaggtggaggtggattcgGCGGTAGTGGAAGCAGAGGAGGATGTGGATTCGGTGGTCACAG AAGTGGTGGTGGATATGGCGGAAGTGGAGgccgaggtggaggtggaagcgtAAGAAGTGGAGTTCTGATCGGCGCCGGAAAGCTGTCTGGAGGTGGCGGTGGATTCGGTGGCGGTGGATTCGgtggcggtggattcggaggcggtgGATTTAGAGGCCGCAGCGGAGGTGGTGGATTCGgtggcggtggattcggaggcggcAGCGGATTCGGCGGAGGAAGA GCTTTCGGAAAACGTGTCAGTGTCACGGCTGCTGCCTCAAGGGTGCCACGAGTGCCAGTGCCGTGTATAAATGCAGGGACGGGCGTCATCCAGCCACACTTGGGCGCTTCTCGTGTCCTGCAACAGTGGAAGACG CTTGTGACTGTGGCTGTTGTGGCCATGGCGTATGTGGCAGCAGCTGGTGGAAGTTATGGTGGAGGCG aaaagaagaagggaaaaggcaaAACCGTGAGAGTCATAACACGCCTCGCCATGAACCGCGACCAGGGAACGGCGCCAAGGCCGAGGGGCAGCGGAGGCATCATTCGGAAAT TTATGAACCTTGAACACAAATGTTTTACCAAATCTGAAACTGAAACTTATGCTGACGTACTTCCCAAAAAGGCTTTTGGAAATCGTCCATGTTACGACTTCTGCCTCAAGGGTGCCATGAGTGCCAATGTCGTGCATAAATGCAGGAACAGGCGCCATGCAGCCATATTTGGGCACTTCACGTCTCCTGCAGCC cttGTGACGGTGGCTGTGTTGGCCATGGCGTATGTGGCAGCAGCTGGTGGAAGTTATGGTGGAATCG GCTTTCGGAAAACGTGTCAGTGTCACGACCACTGCCTCAAGGGTGCCACGAGTGGCGACGCCGTGTATAAATGCAGGGACAAGCGCCGTCTGGCCACATTGGGACTCTTCTTGTCTCTTGCAGCAGTCATGAACCGCCTTATT CTTGTGACTGTGGCTGTGGTGGCCATGGCGTATGTGGCAGCAGCTGGCGGAAGTTATGGTGGAGGCGGTAGAGGAGGCGGAGTTGGAGGTGGATtcggtggtggtggaagaggaggaggaggtggattcggTGGACACAG cagtggaggtggatttggcggCGGAAGAGGCAGTGGTGGATATGGTGGAAGTGGAGGCCGAGGTGGAGGCGGAAGCGTAAACCGTGGAGTTCTGATCGGCGTAGGTAGGCTGTCTGTAGGTGGCGGTGAATTCGGcggtggaggattcggaggcggcagCGGAGGTGGTGGATTCGGTGGCGGTGGATTCGgtggcggtggattcggaggcagcAGCGGAGGTTTCGGTGGTAGCGGATTCGGCGGAGGAAGAGGACGCGGTAGTTACGGAAA ATTTGGAGGAAGTGAAGGTGGATTTGGGGGCGGCAGAAGCCGTTGTGGATATGGCGGAAGTGGAGGCCGAGGTGGGGGCGGAAGTGTAAACCGTGGTGTTTTGATCGGCGCCAGTAAGcggtgtggaggtggaggtggattcggaggcggtgGTTTCGGAGGCAGTTGTGGAAGTAGTGGCTTCGGAGGCGTTGAA CGGCTGAAGGCTTGGAAGGCCAGACACAACCCAGCAGGCGAACAGCATCCAcgtgtaaacaaaaagaaaatgccaGTTATACCC